The following proteins come from a genomic window of Mariniflexile sp. TRM1-10:
- a CDS encoding SPFH domain-containing protein: protein MSFLVYPFIFLGLVILISSFFIVKQQTAAIIERFGKFQVIRQSGLQLKIPLVDKVAGRLSLKIQQLDVIIETKTLDDVFVRLKVSVQYRVLTQKVYDAFYKLDYPHDQITSYVFDVVRAEVPKMKLDDVFVKKDDIALAVKAELNDAMLDYGFDIIKTLVTDIDPDAQVKAAMNRINAADREKTAAQYEGDAARILIVEKAKAEAESKRLQGQGIADQRREIARGLEESVDVLNRVGINSQEASALIVVTQHYDTLQAIGSETNSNLILLPNSPQAGSQMLNDMVASFTASNQIGEAMKASKKKKE from the coding sequence ATGAGCTTTTTAGTTTACCCATTTATTTTCTTAGGACTCGTTATTTTAATTTCGTCCTTCTTTATTGTTAAACAACAAACCGCAGCCATCATTGAGCGTTTCGGTAAGTTCCAAGTGATTCGACAGTCTGGTTTACAATTAAAAATTCCATTAGTCGATAAAGTAGCTGGCAGATTAAGCTTAAAAATTCAGCAATTGGATGTTATTATTGAAACCAAAACTTTAGACGATGTGTTTGTGCGACTTAAAGTATCTGTACAATATCGTGTTTTAACCCAAAAGGTTTACGATGCATTTTATAAATTGGATTATCCACACGATCAAATTACCAGTTATGTATTTGATGTGGTACGTGCCGAAGTGCCAAAAATGAAATTAGATGACGTGTTTGTGAAAAAAGACGATATCGCATTAGCGGTAAAAGCAGAGCTTAACGATGCCATGCTTGATTATGGTTTTGACATTATTAAAACCCTTGTAACCGATATTGATCCCGATGCACAAGTAAAAGCAGCCATGAACCGCATTAATGCTGCAGATAGAGAAAAAACAGCAGCACAATATGAAGGAGATGCAGCACGTATTTTAATCGTTGAAAAAGCAAAAGCGGAAGCTGAAAGCAAGCGTTTACAAGGTCAAGGTATTGCCGACCAACGTCGTGAAATTGCACGTGGTTTGGAAGAATCTGTAGATGTTTTAAATCGTGTTGGTATTAACAGTCAAGAAGCATCTGCTTTAATTGTAGTTACCCAACATTATGATACGTTGCAAGCCATTGGTAGCGAAACGAATAGTAATCTTATTTTACTACCAAATTCACCACAAGCAGG
- the gltX gene encoding glutamate--tRNA ligase produces MTKKVRVRFAPSPTGPLHIGGVRTALFNYLFAKKHQGTFILRIEDTDQNRYVEGAEQYIIDALNWCGIPFDEGPNKNETFGPYRQSERKHLYKQYADKLIASGNAYYAFDTAEALDYHRKDHEAKGKTFIYNWHNRLKLSNSLSLSSEDVQAKLDAGDDYVIRFKSPQDETLHLMDIIRGDIKIDTNILDDKVLFKSDGMPTYHLANIVDDHLMEITHVIRGEEWLPSLALHYQLYKAFGWETPEFAHLPLILKPTGKGKLSKRDGDKLGFPVFPLKWTDPTTHEVSRGYKEDGYFPDAMINFLAFLGWNPGTEQEIFNLDELVSAFELERVHKAGARFDPDKIKWFNHHYMQEEANDDLAEAFKKQHTELKEIDVNYISLVVGIIKERATFISDFWELSSFFFTAPTSYDEKAFKKALKDDTKDIMTHVISIINTIEDFTVENLQTNIKGWITSNDISFGKVMMPLRLALVGALQGPDVFDIMYMIGKNETVKRIENIVKTL; encoded by the coding sequence ATGACCAAAAAAGTTCGTGTGCGTTTTGCACCTAGCCCAACAGGACCACTACATATTGGTGGTGTTCGTACGGCGTTATTCAACTATTTATTTGCTAAAAAACATCAGGGTACTTTTATTTTAAGAATTGAAGATACTGATCAAAATCGTTATGTTGAAGGTGCCGAACAATACATTATTGATGCCTTAAACTGGTGTGGAATTCCTTTTGATGAAGGACCAAATAAAAACGAAACCTTTGGTCCTTACCGACAAAGCGAACGTAAACATTTGTACAAACAATATGCCGATAAACTGATTGCTAGTGGGAATGCTTATTATGCTTTTGATACTGCTGAAGCTTTGGATTATCATAGAAAAGATCATGAAGCTAAAGGAAAAACTTTTATTTACAACTGGCATAACCGCTTAAAATTAAGCAATTCGTTATCGCTTAGTTCAGAAGACGTACAGGCAAAGTTAGATGCGGGCGATGATTATGTGATACGTTTTAAATCTCCACAAGACGAAACTTTACACTTAATGGATATTATTCGAGGTGATATTAAAATTGATACGAATATTTTAGATGATAAGGTGCTGTTTAAAAGCGATGGCATGCCAACCTACCATTTAGCGAATATTGTTGACGACCATTTAATGGAAATCACCCACGTCATTCGTGGTGAAGAATGGCTGCCGTCTTTGGCGTTGCATTATCAACTATACAAAGCTTTTGGTTGGGAAACACCGGAGTTTGCACACTTACCGCTTATTTTAAAACCTACCGGAAAAGGTAAATTAAGCAAACGTGATGGTGATAAATTAGGGTTTCCTGTGTTCCCTTTAAAATGGACAGACCCAACAACCCATGAAGTTTCTAGAGGTTATAAAGAAGATGGTTACTTCCCAGATGCTATGATTAATTTCTTGGCTTTTTTAGGCTGGAATCCTGGAACAGAACAAGAAATTTTTAATTTAGATGAATTAGTTTCTGCTTTTGAATTAGAACGTGTTCATAAAGCTGGCGCGCGTTTTGACCCCGATAAAATTAAATGGTTTAACCATCATTATATGCAAGAAGAGGCTAATGATGATTTAGCTGAAGCTTTCAAAAAGCAACATACTGAATTGAAGGAAATTGATGTAAACTACATTTCTCTTGTCGTTGGAATAATTAAAGAACGGGCTACGTTTATATCTGATTTTTGGGAGTTAAGTTCCTTCTTTTTTACGGCACCAACCTCGTATGATGAAAAGGCCTTTAAAAAAGCGCTTAAAGACGATACTAAAGACATTATGACTCATGTTATATCTATTATAAATACCATTGAAGATTTTACTGTAGAAAACCTTCAAACAAACATAAAAGGTTGGATAACCTCTAATGATATTAGCTTTGGAAAAGTTATGATGCCATTGCGTTTAGCATTAGTAGGCGCTTTACAAGGCCCTGATGTGTTTGATATTATGTATATGATTGGAAAGAATGAAACGGTTAAACGTATTGAGAATATTGTAAAAACATTATAA
- a CDS encoding glycosyltransferase family 2 protein: MNINKLSIIIPVYNEENTIHKILDKIKEVELINKIEKELIIINDCSSDDTKGAIHRYLQSNSTLPITYFEHKINKGKGAALHTGINMATGEFLVIQDADLEYDPQEYNDLLKPIIMDFADVVYGSRFMGSKPHRVLFFWHTIGNKFLTFLSNMFTNLNLTDMETCYKMFRTEIIKKIKLKENRFGFEPEITAKISKIKGIRIYEVGISYYGRTYEEGKKIGWKDGFKAIWCIFKYRFNF; encoded by the coding sequence ATGAACATAAATAAACTATCTATAATAATACCTGTCTATAATGAAGAAAATACAATTCATAAAATTTTAGATAAAATAAAAGAAGTTGAACTTATAAATAAAATAGAAAAAGAACTTATTATAATAAACGACTGTTCTTCAGATGATACTAAAGGGGCTATTCATAGATATCTCCAAAGTAATTCTACTTTACCAATAACCTATTTCGAACACAAAATTAATAAAGGAAAAGGAGCAGCATTACACACTGGAATTAATATGGCAACAGGTGAATTTCTAGTGATTCAAGATGCCGATTTAGAATATGACCCTCAAGAATATAATGATTTACTTAAACCTATCATTATGGACTTTGCTGATGTAGTTTATGGTTCAAGATTTATGGGAAGTAAACCGCATAGAGTTTTATTTTTCTGGCATACTATAGGAAATAAGTTTCTGACTTTTTTGTCAAATATGTTTACAAATTTAAATTTAACAGATATGGAAACATGTTATAAAATGTTTCGAACAGAAATAATAAAAAAAATTAAACTTAAAGAAAATAGATTTGGATTTGAACCTGAAATAACTGCTAAAATTTCGAAAATAAAAGGAATAAGAATTTATGAAGTTGGAATTAGCTATTATGGAAGAACATATGAAGAAGGAAAAAAAATAGGATGGAAAGATGGCTTTAAAGCTATTTGGTGTATTTTTAAGTATAGATTTAATTTTTAA